One genomic segment of Streptomyces niveus includes these proteins:
- a CDS encoding TetR family transcriptional regulator — MTGQVRTVDGRVAGRRGQATRQKLLDCLSEMLSTSPYRDVKVIDVARKAGTSPATFYQYFPDVEGAVLEIAEEMAKEGAGLTELVSGRSWAGKAGRQTAEELVEGFLDFWRKNDAILRVIDLGAAEGDKRFYKIRMKILSSVTNSLTDSVKELQSKGRVDKDVNPAAMAGSLVVMLAAVAGHQKGFQTWGVKQAELKPNLALLVHLGITGKKPAK; from the coding sequence ATGACAGGACAAGTGCGTACCGTCGACGGCCGCGTGGCCGGTCGGCGCGGCCAGGCGACGCGGCAGAAGCTGCTCGACTGCCTCAGCGAGATGCTCAGCACCTCGCCGTATCGGGACGTCAAAGTCATCGACGTGGCCCGGAAGGCAGGCACTTCACCCGCGACCTTCTATCAGTACTTCCCGGACGTCGAGGGCGCCGTCCTTGAGATCGCCGAGGAAATGGCCAAGGAGGGTGCCGGATTGACCGAACTGGTCTCCGGCCGCTCCTGGGCGGGTAAAGCGGGACGCCAGACGGCGGAAGAACTCGTAGAGGGATTCCTCGACTTCTGGCGCAAGAACGACGCGATCCTCAGGGTCATCGATCTCGGCGCCGCCGAGGGCGACAAGCGGTTCTACAAGATCCGTATGAAGATCCTGAGTTCGGTCACCAACTCCCTTACGGATTCCGTGAAGGAGCTCCAGTCCAAAGGCCGGGTCGACAAGGACGTCAACCCCGCCGCGATGGCCGGTTCGCTGGTCGTCATGCTCGCCGCGGTGGCGGGGCACCAGAAGGGCTTCCAGACCTGGGGCGTGAAGCAGGCCGAACTGAAGCCGAATCTGGCGCTGTTGGTCCACCTGGGCATCACGGGCAAGA
- a CDS encoding VOC family protein — protein sequence MAAFAEGTPCWVDVSLPDVQAGKRFYGELFGWTFGADGGAAYGHYTNAFSDGKRVAALAAKQDGRMPTAWGVYFATSDAAALSARIKEAGGGMVMDPAPVGPYGTMAQGVDPGGAVFGLWQQGAFSGFEKQSEPGSFCWTEVYTRDKESVDLFYESVFGFVGKDLPGEPADYRTWSPKGSEPGSDTAIGGRSVITDAFPKEMPGHFLVYFSVADCDETVADAVRMGGRVRESAADTPYGRIAVVADNQGAVFALLAEPAAA from the coding sequence ATGGCCGCATTCGCGGAAGGCACGCCGTGCTGGGTGGATGTGTCGCTTCCCGACGTCCAGGCGGGCAAGCGTTTCTACGGCGAGCTGTTCGGCTGGACATTCGGCGCGGACGGCGGTGCGGCATACGGGCACTACACGAATGCATTCAGTGACGGAAAGCGAGTGGCCGCACTCGCCGCGAAGCAGGACGGGCGTATGCCGACCGCCTGGGGCGTTTATTTCGCGACATCTGACGCCGCCGCGCTCAGTGCGCGAATCAAGGAGGCCGGCGGCGGAATGGTGATGGATCCGGCACCCGTGGGGCCGTACGGCACGATGGCGCAGGGCGTCGATCCCGGGGGCGCGGTCTTCGGCCTCTGGCAGCAGGGAGCGTTCTCCGGCTTCGAAAAGCAGAGCGAGCCCGGATCTTTCTGCTGGACAGAGGTCTATACGAGGGACAAGGAGAGCGTCGACCTCTTCTACGAGTCGGTATTCGGCTTCGTCGGCAAGGACCTGCCGGGCGAACCGGCCGATTACCGGACCTGGTCCCCCAAGGGCTCCGAGCCGGGGAGTGACACGGCGATCGGCGGGCGAAGTGTCATCACCGACGCATTTCCCAAGGAGATGCCGGGGCATTTCCTCGTTTACTTCTCCGTCGCCGACTGCGACGAGACGGTCGCCGACGCCGTACGGATGGGCGGCCGGGTCAGGGAGTCCGCCGCCGACACCCCGTACGGCCGGATCGCCGTCGTGGCGGACAACCAGGGCGCGGTCTTCGCGCTGCTGGCCGAGCCGGCGGCCGCGTAG